Proteins encoded within one genomic window of Pararhizobium capsulatum DSM 1112:
- a CDS encoding calcium-binding protein, translating into MTKYTGTSGDDNPTLPKNDRNQIYGYGGNDVLNGGDLRDEIYGGIGNDLLSGLDGSDLLIGDAGRDTIYGGAGADDIDGGAGGDYLWGGDGSDVLSGASGDDSLNGEQGDDRIDTGAGNDSVDGGAGNDTITLSTGVAGDKKTVLGGTGDDVVFAGLGADSIDGGSGQDLVSYMYAAAAVTVDLQTGKGGGAAAGDTFNRLEDVSGSSHSDKLYGNGAFNEILGLAGNDTIRGGAGGDYLDGGVGIDTLDYRTSDARVKIDLATNSASGGDAQGDQIFNFESVLGSNFSDFLYGSKVANTLRGGNGNDLLSGRDGNDTLYGDDGNDTLQGGNGQDKLQGGAGKDLLAGDAGSDTLTGGSGADTFIYRAIGDSTNTITDRDTILDFDHGQGDKIDLTLIDANTKIAGNQSFSFKGTGDFSGSAGQLRYVKQGSDAYIYGDVNGDKKIDFAIHLDDSITLVAGDFIL; encoded by the coding sequence ATGACCAAATACACGGGCACGTCCGGCGACGACAATCCCACTCTCCCGAAGAACGATCGCAATCAGATCTACGGCTACGGCGGCAATGATGTCCTGAACGGCGGCGACCTCAGGGACGAGATCTATGGTGGCATCGGCAATGACCTGCTTTCCGGCCTCGACGGATCGGACCTGCTCATCGGCGACGCCGGCAGGGACACGATCTATGGGGGTGCGGGAGCAGATGATATCGACGGCGGAGCGGGCGGCGATTATCTCTGGGGTGGCGACGGCAGCGACGTCCTCTCCGGCGCAAGCGGGGACGACTCGCTCAACGGCGAACAGGGGGATGATCGCATCGACACCGGCGCCGGCAATGACAGCGTCGATGGTGGAGCAGGCAACGACACCATCACCCTGTCCACTGGCGTCGCAGGCGACAAGAAGACGGTTCTGGGTGGCACGGGGGACGACGTCGTCTTTGCCGGCCTTGGTGCGGACAGCATCGACGGTGGTTCCGGTCAGGATCTCGTGAGCTACATGTATGCGGCCGCGGCCGTCACTGTGGACCTGCAGACGGGAAAGGGTGGCGGAGCAGCAGCCGGCGATACCTTCAACCGGCTCGAGGATGTGAGCGGCTCCAGCCACAGCGACAAGCTCTACGGCAACGGCGCCTTCAACGAGATCCTGGGCTTGGCGGGAAACGATACAATTCGGGGCGGCGCCGGTGGGGACTATCTCGACGGCGGCGTGGGTATCGACACGCTTGACTATCGCACATCCGACGCCCGTGTGAAGATCGACCTTGCCACCAACTCCGCATCCGGCGGCGATGCGCAGGGCGATCAGATCTTCAACTTCGAATCCGTGCTGGGTTCGAATTTTTCGGACTTTCTCTACGGCAGCAAGGTGGCCAATACCTTGCGGGGCGGAAACGGAAACGACCTGCTCTCCGGTCGCGATGGCAACGACACGCTTTATGGCGACGATGGAAACGACACCCTCCAGGGAGGAAACGGCCAGGACAAGCTGCAGGGAGGCGCCGGCAAGGACCTGCTCGCTGGCGACGCCGGCTCGGACACGTTGACTGGCGGGTCCGGAGCCGACACGTTCATCTATCGCGCAATCGGGGATTCAACCAATACGATAACCGACCGCGATACCATCCTCGACTTCGATCATGGACAGGGAGACAAGATCGACCTGACTCTGATCGATGCAAACACGAAAATCGCCGGCAACCAGTCATTTTCCTTCAAGGGAACCGGCGATTTCAGCGGAAGCGCGGGCCAGCTGCGCTACGTCAAGCAGGGCAGCGATGCCTATATTTATGGCGACGTGAACGGCGACAAGAAAATCGATTTTGCCATCCATCTTGATGACTCAATCACGTTGGTAGCGGGCGATTTCATCCTGTAA
- the miaA gene encoding tRNA (adenosine(37)-N6)-dimethylallyltransferase MiaA, translating to MMKNLENGQDAILITGPTASGKSALAVELAARHGGVVINADSMQVYDTLDVLTARPSEADMGGVPHHLYGHVPAAKPYSTGEWMREATLLVDRLRGEGKIPVFVGGTGLYFKALTGGLSDMPKIPAEIRERMRARLGEEGAEALHAELALNDAETAEILKPGDGQRIVRALEVLAATDRSIRHFQTGSGPVVIDPERALKIVVLPERQVLRERINRRFAIMLETGAVEEVGALLAQDLPAELPVMKAIGVSQISAMLKGEMSEAEVIEKGAAATRQYAKRQMTWFRNQLHESWQRLDPLARG from the coding sequence ATGATGAAAAACCTTGAGAATGGACAGGACGCGATCCTGATAACCGGGCCGACCGCCAGCGGCAAGTCCGCACTTGCGGTTGAGCTTGCCGCTCGACATGGCGGCGTGGTCATCAACGCCGACAGCATGCAGGTCTACGATACCCTTGATGTGCTGACGGCGCGCCCCTCCGAGGCGGATATGGGAGGGGTCCCGCACCATCTCTATGGTCACGTACCGGCGGCAAAGCCCTATTCCACCGGAGAATGGATGCGCGAGGCCACGCTTCTCGTCGACCGGCTGCGGGGTGAGGGAAAGATACCGGTCTTTGTTGGCGGCACCGGGCTTTATTTCAAGGCCCTGACCGGTGGGCTTTCCGACATGCCGAAGATTCCTGCCGAAATCCGGGAGCGCATGCGGGCAAGGCTCGGGGAGGAGGGAGCCGAGGCCCTGCACGCCGAGCTCGCACTGAACGACGCGGAGACCGCCGAAATATTGAAGCCCGGGGACGGGCAGCGCATCGTGCGGGCGCTGGAAGTTCTGGCGGCGACCGATCGATCAATCAGGCATTTTCAGACGGGTAGCGGACCCGTCGTCATTGATCCCGAACGAGCCCTGAAGATCGTCGTGCTGCCCGAGCGGCAGGTTCTGCGGGAGCGGATCAACAGGCGGTTCGCCATTATGCTGGAAACCGGTGCGGTCGAAGAGGTAGGGGCGCTGCTGGCACAGGATCTGCCTGCGGAACTGCCTGTCATGAAAGCGATCGGGGTGTCCCAGATATCGGCGATGCTGAAGGGGGAGATGAGCGAGGCCGAGGTCATCGAAAAGGGCGCAGCAGCGACCCGGCAATATGCCAAGCGGCAGATGACGTGGTTTCGCAATCAGCTCCACGAAAGCTGGCAGCGTCTCGATCCATTGGCCCGGGGTTGA
- the serB gene encoding phosphoserine phosphatase SerB encodes MAFVATLVANPSNPVLTPRLAETAADSLSASGLYWLADGIACDIVLRDGTDPVAAETQLRALIGQEPIDVIVQDAETRRKKLLIADMDSTMIGQECIDELAAEVGLKDKVATITARAMNGEIAFEPALIERVALLKGLPLSVVGDVIEKRITLTSGGLELVATMKAKGHHTALVSGGFTVFTNPIAARIGFHENRANILLEQDGVLSGTVAEPILGKQAKVDALIDICKTLGFDPSEAMAVGDGANDLGMLHLAGAGVALHAKPAVAAEAKIRIDHGDLTALLYIQGYRKTDFVM; translated from the coding sequence ATGGCTTTCGTTGCCACGCTTGTAGCCAATCCGTCAAATCCCGTGCTGACACCCCGCCTTGCGGAAACAGCAGCGGACAGCCTGTCAGCATCGGGTCTCTACTGGCTCGCCGATGGCATAGCCTGCGATATCGTGCTCAGGGACGGGACCGATCCCGTCGCCGCCGAAACGCAGTTGCGCGCGCTCATCGGCCAGGAACCGATCGACGTCATTGTTCAGGACGCGGAAACCCGCCGCAAGAAGCTGCTGATCGCCGACATGGATTCCACCATGATCGGTCAGGAATGCATTGACGAACTGGCAGCCGAAGTCGGCCTCAAGGACAAGGTCGCAACCATTACGGCGCGGGCCATGAACGGCGAAATCGCCTTCGAGCCCGCCCTTATCGAACGTGTCGCCCTGTTGAAGGGCCTTCCGCTCAGTGTCGTCGGCGACGTGATCGAAAAGCGCATCACGCTGACGTCAGGCGGGCTCGAACTCGTCGCCACCATGAAGGCAAAGGGCCACCACACCGCCCTCGTCTCCGGCGGCTTCACAGTCTTCACCAATCCGATCGCAGCCCGGATCGGCTTCCACGAAAACCGCGCCAACATTCTGCTGGAACAGGACGGCGTGCTCAGCGGCACGGTCGCCGAACCGATCCTCGGCAAGCAGGCGAAAGTCGATGCCCTCATCGATATCTGCAAGACCCTCGGGTTCGACCCGTCCGAGGCGATGGCCGTCGGTGACGGCGCCAACGACCTCGGCATGCTGCATCTGGCAGGCGCGGGCGTCGCACTCCACGCCAAGCCAGCCGTTGCGGCAGAAGCGAAAATCCGCATCGACCACGGCGACCTCACGGCACTTCTCTACATTCAGGGCTATCGCAAGACGGACTTCGTGATGTGA
- a CDS encoding GNAT family N-acetyltransferase yields the protein MIAETERLLIRNWRDTPQDRALFHEINSDPEVMAFFPRQRTRAECGPLLEEARRRIEETGLGFFALALREGDQPIGFCGLNQPDREPILPAGTVEIGWRLARPHWGKGYMTEAGNALLRHGFLELGLPEIVSFAVAQNERSTAVMRRLGMHHDTARDFDHPRVPDTSPDLKRHVLYALTANEWRTQQLRAR from the coding sequence GTGATTGCCGAAACCGAACGCCTTCTCATCCGCAATTGGCGAGATACGCCGCAGGATCGGGCGCTGTTCCATGAGATCAATTCCGATCCGGAGGTGATGGCTTTCTTCCCCCGGCAGCGAACACGAGCCGAATGCGGTCCGCTGCTGGAAGAGGCGCGCCGCCGCATCGAGGAAACCGGCCTTGGTTTCTTCGCCCTGGCTCTGCGTGAAGGAGATCAGCCAATCGGCTTCTGCGGACTCAATCAGCCGGATCGTGAGCCGATCCTGCCGGCCGGTACAGTCGAAATCGGCTGGCGTCTCGCCCGGCCCCATTGGGGAAAGGGTTATATGACAGAAGCTGGCAACGCCTTGCTGCGTCACGGCTTTCTGGAACTTGGCCTTCCGGAGATCGTATCCTTCGCCGTCGCACAGAACGAGCGATCAACCGCAGTCATGCGGCGTCTGGGCATGCACCATGACACTGCAAGGGATTTCGATCACCCCCGCGTCCCGGACACCTCGCCGGACCTGAAGCGGCATGTCCTCTATGCGCTGACGGCGAACGAATGGCGCACGCAACAGCTGCGCGCGCGATGA